Below is a window of Solanum stenotomum isolate F172 chromosome 7, ASM1918654v1, whole genome shotgun sequence DNA.
attttcCTAAAAGTAATATAGAACTATTCAAAATAGGTTaaatttattctttattatattttttaataaaacaaataattctTGTTGTTATATTTTTGGTTCGAAAATATCCTTCaatcatcaaaattcaaaatagacTAAAATATCTTTCTTCTAATAGGAAACGGTTAttccaaaacaagaaaaagtatGTTAACTTAGTTGAATGTgagaaatataattataaaataagaaaataaacataataaatatttttcattttaaaagaagATGGCATATAgattccttttttctttcttaacaCATTAGGTAtgagttatattttttcttaaacatgatatcatgtacttttttttactaattttaagaACACTGATAtggttaaaaataatgatttcaGTTATATTTTGATGTGCTATAttactctctttatttttagtttaagtcATACTAAATGTCAGTCAAGAGGTAGTatcatagttttttttaaagaaaaaaatagaataaaaattttgttgaatttcaaaatagttcaatttatctccaaaatagatttttactaaattcttgaaattaatggcaaattatttcatttgaaGTAGTAATGGAAAAAGTTGATCCagtttttcttgttttgaaaCAATCGTTAGATAGAAAggtattattgatttatttgagtAATTGGAGgtattttaagataaatatttaatggGGAGGACATTTGAACTGAAAATATAATGAAGGACAAATATGATGTGTTTTAAATACAAGAgtattttttgactttttctctaaacaattattataaaatcataaaatatttgCAAATATCGTAGtaataatatcatgaaaaaaggttcaaaaatgtcctcaacttattgaaaatggttcaaaaatgccctcctTTCACCTATTGGTTTAAAGATGCCCTTAACGTTTTCTTTAggttcaaaaatgtcctttaGCTAACAGAAATATGACATGGAATTTAACTAAacaaatggccaattttcatTGGtcaacataattattttatcaaatataaaaaaaaacccacCCAACCCCATTTCAAACCAACACCCAAACCCATTTCAAACCCGACACCCAAtcccatttcaaattaatataacccaacttttgtctctcttctttctttcttccccTTCCCCTTTTCCTCATCTaccctttttatttaatttgtgttttctttcttcctATTTAATGTATAAAAGATTAGTTTCTTAGTCAAGATTAATCGTGTAATACCTATTGAAGATTGATTGTAAATCATTTCACAATGTAGATGTGAATGAATATTGTATGTAAATTCCCACCTTGCGGCATCaatgattaatattattatgCATTTTAGTTGCTATTTATTGGGTTAAAATGCTGTTTTGGGGGTTTACAATCTACATTTAGCTGTTATTTTTTGGGTTTCAagctttcattttaattgttgtttgtTGGGTTGAAAGTAAGTCTTTTTTGGGCTTAAAAGCTGCAATTTagctatttttttaatcaagttaATTGATGCAACTTTAGTTACTTTGGGGATGAAAGTTgctttttaaagaaagaaaagaggatGAAGAAAGaacagaggaagaagaaaagacaAAGGTCGCATGAAGTGCCAGTTGAAAACGGGTTTGGGTgaagtttttttatttgataaaataattttgttgacCAATGAAAATTGACCATTTGTTTAGTTAAATTCCATATCATATTTCTGTTAGCTAAATGGCATATTTGAACCTAAAGAAAAcgttaagggcatttttaaaTCAATAGATGGAAGGAAGACATTTTTGAACTATTTCTAATAGGTTAAGGGCATTTTTAAGCCTTTTCCCTAATATCATTActctcaaaataataaaagtgtttctcatttaatttttaaaaaaataaatataacaaaaattttcattttactattaacaaaaatgaaattatgtgtcttattattttatttttttttggcttttccaaaatagtgtttttttctATACTCAGtaagtttttcaatttcaacattcTACGGCTTCAAAAACTTATGATTTTTCTCgtaaaaaatacatcaaagtTTTTCGAAAATAATCATCTGTAAAAGGTAATGAAATATCTTTTTCCTCCATTAAAAATTGGTCTAATTGGGCCACAAATATCTGAATGCATTCTAAAATATCCTCTGCTCTCCACGACTTCCCTTTCTGAAATTGAAAACGATCGATGTTGTTTGCCAACAATACATTCTTCACAAACTTAGGAGGGGATGAGAATTTTGAAAATGCCTATCACCATATTTTTCTGTTGGAGAGTTTTTAATTCACCAAAACTCAAGAGACCATATCTAAAATGTCACAACCAGGAAGGATCTTTCACTTCCGACTTCAACAAAGATTTAATACTCTCAATGTTCAAGGGAAATAACTTGTTTGAATTTATTTTCACAATTATAATAGATCCTCTAGTAGGACTATAAATCTCACAAACACCTTTTCTCGTGTGAATAAAATACCTTTTCTCTTGCAACTGTCTGATACTCAATAAATTACTTTTTAGAGCAGGAACATATAACAAATTTGATattattctaaatcattctttggctttaattttaatattacatTTTTCTATTACATCCACAGTAGAGCAATCACCAAAACTAACTTTAGAACGAAAGCCttcatttaaataagaaaaacaaaacttacTCCCACTCATGTAATTACTGCAGCCTGTGTCCAGATACCAAACATCTTGCAAAGGTTCTTCATATGCTTGTGTTGGTATCAACAAGGTCTCAACTTCATTGTTTCCAACAAAAATTGACTTCTCGTCCTTATCATTAGGCAACCTAGTATAGAAATCAGACTGATAATGACCAAATTTATGACTTCAATAACATTCGACATTTCATTTGTCAAAATTCTTTCCCCTGCTTTTATTTGTCATCATTGGCTCTAAAATTTCTGCTACCATCTTTGTTGCCTCCATCTCTATTTCCTCTATCTCATctccctcttcctcttcctcttcctctatAGGGATTGCAATGGGACGGGgcgggttgagcttaacccgcAAAAATTTTAATCCGGCCTGCATAAcattgtttttttcattttcaccCCGCCCGCATAGATTCGCTCCGCCGCATGAATCTGccccacataattttttaatattttctttttctacttaagtttgatactaaaaataagattcataaaaataaattcatttttcattaacttgtattaatttaataggatagtgactcaaaattttattttttagagggcaattggaaaacatataagaaatttaattatttttattgaatcattttcatttactatcttggATATTTTAGcagttttaaagaaattatcttaataactAATGTTTTagcactcttataacatgtaaacaaattaaaattaagtttaaacccacataaaatcacatatacccacCCCCCgcattagttttaaaaaaattcacttcAACCCACCCCACATTACACCTGCCCCGCACAACCTTAGAGCAtgtttggatgggcttttaagCTGGTCAAACTGGTTTagaagtcagtttttgacttattagagtgtttagcaattatcaaagtgacttattttaagtaaaaaatgacttattttaagccaaaagctaaaagctagGGGAGGGgagctattttatttttaacttaaaagctcttttatgttgaccaagtatattacctttttgcccttaattcttttatacaatttccaaattgccatattgaattattgttattattattattattattattattattactattgctattattattattattattattattattattactattactattattatttttattattattattattatgtttattattattataataataatacttataattattattattattatattattattatgtgtattattattataataattattattactattactattactattactattactattattattactattattattattattattattattattactattNNNNNNNNNNNNNNNNNNNNNNNNNNNNNNNNNNNNNNNNNNNNNNNNNNNNNNNNNNNNNNNNNNNNNNNNNNNNNNNNNNNNNNNNNNNNNNNNNNNNNNNNNNNNNNNNNNNNNNNNNNNNNNNNNNNNNNNNNNNNNNNNNtattattattattattttattatttaattattattactattattattattattattattttattattttattattattattattattattattatttctgaaatatgaatttatattcctcttataaggtggtaaagaaatatgtgaatgatagaaaaatattattacttatggatgtaaaatataaattaattttgttttaatttttttttaagtataaaaaccttaaattaatcaactttttatcatgttaacagCTTAAAGGattatttcagacattttgataaaaaaaagtgtttaccagcacttatttgccaaacacatcaacaacttttttttcaactgcagcacttttatccaaacacataactacttattttaaaaataagtttcagcactttaaaaagttactctttttaagccaattcaaaCGGGTTCTTAAACCCCGCCCCACTGGCCCCCTCATCCGCCCTGCCCCTTTGACATCCCTAttcctctacctctacctctacctcttcctctttctctataattggaaaaaataaaagcaGAAGCCTTCAAGGCCTGCTCCTAAGAAATTAAACTGCAATTCATCTTCTATTCATGCACCAATAAGGAGTTTGCAATTTGTCTAGCAACAACTCATCTACATATTTTGACTCCTCAATGGAGCACACAACATAATCGTACTTTGGCGTCAAAGAGTGCAATATTTTGTCAACAATTGTGACATCATTCATCTTCTTGCCATGGAATCACATTTTATTATCGATTTCCATTGTTCTAGCGGAGTAACTCGTTATAGACTCTCCTTCCTTCATTTCTGAAGTTTCGAAATTCCTTCTCAAGGCCTGAAATTGTGCACGCTTCACTCTAGCAGtgccttaatatttttttctttatcgaATCTAAAATACTCTTAGAAGTTTTTTTGCAAAGAATAGGACGCTCAATAGTCTGAAAGAAGTAAATTTTTGCctttaaatatttcaattttcttgCTCCGAACTCTGTCTTTTGGGCATCCATTAAAACTTCACCTTTTGTTGGAGCACCAATGCCATCCTCGACAATTGGCCAATACTTCTTCAACCCAAAAAGTTTTCCATCAGCATACTCCAATGGTCATAATGACCATCAAAGCAAGGAATTGTTGCTTGTACATATTTACTACCTGATGTCATGAGTGATACAGAAAAGAGGAGAGAGGTATAACTCTAGGATCTCCCTATCTAATGTTGTTTGCCTATCgctatttttttcactttaggATCTTACGCTCGCTCTGATGCCACTTTAAACATAAGCAAGATAGTGAAATGTGCAGTaaacaaaaatagagaaaaagagTTAACACGTTGAAAAGAAAGGGAACTACTTTGCTGCTCTTATTAGTGCTCTGCAACAACTGGagattttatatgaaaaatacataATGTTTGAAGCTAAAAAATGGAACCACTACTTTCTAAAAAATAGGAAGTAGATCCATGATAAACTACTCCCCTAAAGACTAGGACAAAGCTAAAACAACTTGACTTTATTTGCTAATACAACTCTAAGTAACGAACTATTCCACTAACAATATTTATCCCTATGATGTTTAATCTTCATGTCATCAATATATTTGCTCTTATACTCtaaaaaagggtcatatttgtcATTATACTCTCTAAAAGGGTCATATGaccaatttttaaaatacaaagcAAAAATTACCCCTTTTTAGAGTTCAAGGACAAAATATGTCACTTTTTTTAGAGTATAAGGGGCAAATATATTGATGGGGAGTTAATGTCGTCGGGATAAATATGACCCTTATTGAGAGTACAAGGGAAAATATGACCCTTAAGATGGTTGGAAAGGACAAATATGTTGAAAAAGTATAATAAAGGACAAATATGACACAAAACTAAAGTAAAGAGATCCTGAATAAGTGGTAAGTCACCAAATATATATCAATGACTCCTATTGCCATAAATCATGTTTTGCGACGTACTGAACATATACTATGAGTATGAACCTTTGAATTAACCTCTATCATATAAAGTGTTTCAATTACTATGTATGAATAACATTCTTAATTAAGAGAAATCCTTTTTCAAATACGATCATCGTTTGTACATATCCTATATAAGAAATCCTATATACTCTCATTGGTCATTGTACTTTTAAGGtcaaaagtaaatgaaataatGAATAACATTCCTAATAATTAAGTGAAATCCTTTGAAGTTTGACCAATGTATATGAGCTCGAAATTGAGATTCCACAATCTCATTAGGTTCAAAAGATAATTAATGTATGATTAACCTTTTACCAGTTGGACTAAAATAACTTTCATaatcaaaatatgatactaCAATCAGGGTCGGCTCTTACATATGAATTTTTAGGCCAATGCCTGAGATCCCCAATTGGGGGCCTcaaatttctattaaaaaaatcatgtttaattttttcatgaaaaaaattaattcattataataaaataaaaaaataaaataaaaaataaataaatatatatatatattatttcgctaacactcacattatttatcctttttaactccttctgtactctatttcttcaaatctttgatagttagagtaatattctgtcaaaaatatgaatcagttatcaactttttgaatcagattctatgattctaactctcatctatatttaaaatttatcaatttattaCTTATAGAACTATATTATtgattcatataataattgtctcaataaaatgatgtttttcaatgttgaattgataaagtcttgcttaaaaataataattaaaaaaagtatttgaaaaaatcattaataaaaaaatattaaggaataatttacatctaaaaatttagaaaaataaataattacaaataaaatttatttaaattttatgcctctaattaaaatttcgctttaggcctcgAATTATGTTAAGCCGCCCCTGACTACAATAACAAGAAATTTGGCCAAACCTCAACGGTCTAAAATAAACATTCTCTTCGTCTTATTTCATGTGtaaccttttctttttagtctctcacaaaaaaaatatatcatccTTCTATAATTGgagataatttaattttaaaattctcattttacccttagtgaaatgatttacaaccacataaatatttaagaattgtttttaaccacaaattttaaaaattcatttttcttaaacACCGTGCCAAATTAAACGATACCACATACATCAGGGCAGAAGAAGTATTATTTTGCAGAATAGATACTTTTAATTTGCTAGAAACCAGCACCAATAGCGGCACCTACATCGGCAGCGGCACCTATGACAGCAGCATCGGCTTCATTGATAGCATCACGAATTACTATTAAGGAGACGATGAAGGCTTGATCAATGTTTGGATACATTGTCATCATAAAATTGTCTTTTCCAATTAATAAACTCTTGTCAGTAATTTTCTTATGCATCTGCAATAAGTCATAATATAATGTTCATTAATTCATCAGTTTCAACTAAGAAATGAATTTGTGTGATCAATTATTAACGCTCATTCcaaggggttgtttggtagagtgtattagaaaaaataatgcatgtactctttgtctctaattacttggccacttttaaattgacacacacctattaagaaaacaataattgatatagtgagtttaccattttacccctattaattatgaagtggatgaattaaaaacttaagattttcaaaaagttttacatttttcaatgtaataaattgagggtataatagagaaaaagaatttgtcctttcttgatttgtcaaaatggacaagtaattagggacaattaaaaaaggaaaaatgaacaagtaattaaaaaaggaaaaaattgtcctttcttgatttgtcaaaatggacaagtaattagggacaattaaaaaaggaaaaatgaacaaataattagggacacaGAGAGTATTAGTTTTGTGTATTAGAAAAATAGTAGTATcttgtttgatatatttttttagccaatggatataatataattaatacttGTATTAGCTTCACAGTCTATTGTGTATTGAAGTGTAGTGTGTATTATTATAATACCATAGATTTTCATCTATTCCTAATACAAAAGATTTCAATACATGCATTAAATTGATTAGTGACATAACTATTCTTCAAATCTCTagcaacacattttttttattttccaaagcTAATGAGcgtggaggatatttttgtaaacaagTATTTGTTATAGAAGTTATGCAAgacttgttatttttattacatCAAATCAAACAGTATATGAGAAATAATATCAATATAACTAACTAATGCatacattactaatacactttattcaatattattattatacactCAATCAAACGATAacttttaagaaagaaagtacCACGACCTAAATCAAGAAAACACAAGCCAAAATACTGTGTAATATAATGAATATACCTAGTGCTGAAATATTTTATGGTGAGTAAGGTATACCATGTTATAATTAAATAAGAGagttttataataaataaaaatacattttatgGCTCCATACATTTATAacttatcttttttcttctcacTCCTACCCCTCACCTTCCATTTACTCCTCCCTCTAACATAAAGTACATTgtctttttttaaagaaaaaatttattcaaatttatttttattacacAAATTAAAAAGGCACCATGAGCAaaagtaatttttgaaaattgatattaagttcttattttctctctctctatttaACATCACTTCTCTAATTCTCCTCTAATGtagtttattttactttttccttctttatgtctacttaaaaaaagaattaaactaAACATGTGTTCTTAACATCATAAAAATTCAATTGTAATGTTTTAGgataaacataaatttaaaatttggtcaattaacaaattttaaacataattaattattttcccCCATTTTATCGTAATAACTAATTCTTCTTTAAAagtgtaattttctttttgtaaagttgcaaaagaaattcTTGTGGAGTGAATTATTAAAACACTTACATATATACTCTTTCTCCgttatgaatttatacaatatcCTTTTGTTCTCAAAATCCAAGctataaaatgtatttttttttcataaaaaaatcttCTCACTAAGTTGAGAATTTTCTcatattagaataataaaaaacaaatttatagcTGCAATTTTGAGAATAAAAGAATATTGTATAAATTGATGGAGagtgtatgtatatatgtaggTGTTTATGGATGCTTTTCGATTTTGGGTTTCATGAAAATAGTGTCAAATTAAAACTTATGTAATTATTTGTCATGATCATTGATGCTCTTTTCGTTATATTTTATTGTTGGGGAATATTTGATGGATTTAAGTGTATAGAAATTATGAAATTGTTGAAAGAAGAACAAGAGAACAAATTAAACTTATACCCCTATTGCTTTTTAATTAGTAGTCCGCGTTTCTTTTTACACGtcctttaaaaaattataaataaaaataataattttgttagttgccaaataattttgaataactatttttagtaatctaagtaaaaaaataatatcaaaatgttACAATAAGATAAATTCGGCTAGAAATATTAAATTCCACATTTTTCgggaataaaaattattaaaattaaaaaaaaagtagcaaaattaaaaataattatacatagaaagagaaggaaaagtTGAACTAAAAAGGAAGATAGAGGAGAGATTTTGacactttcctttttttttttgaaaatgagaTCCAAAAATCCACTTGGCAAAATATGAATGGAGCCTCATACAAGTTTTGTCTGCCACAAGTTTTACctcaaacataagaaaaatttTCCCAAAAGTAATACAAAACTATTCAAAATAGATTaaatttattctttattatatttttgataaaaataatattcttcttgttatattttttgttcGAAAATATCCTTCAACCATCAAAATAGACTAAAATACCTTTCCTTTTAGTAGGAAAATGTTATTCCAGATCAAGAAAAATTAGGTTAGTTTAGTTGAATGTgagaaatataattataaaataagaaaataagtagaataaatatttttcgttTGAAAAGAAGATGGCATAtagattcttttttctttttaacacatCAGGtttgagttatattttttcttaaacatgATATTATGTACTTTTCCTTACTAATTCTAAGAATATTGatattgttaaaaataatagtTTCAGTTATATCTTGATGTGCTTTattactttctttatttttagctCAAATCATCCTAAATGTCAGTCAAGAGCCAGTACaataattttgacaaaaaatagaatgaaagttttgttgaatttcaaaatagttaaatttatcttcaaaatagatttttacTAAATTCTTGAAATTGATGGCAAATTATTCATTTCAAGTAGTAATGGAAAAAGTTGGTCCagtttttcttgttttgaaaTAGTCAGGTATTATTGATTCAGTTGAGTAATTggaagtatttttttaaagataaatatttaatggGGAGGACATCTGAACTGAAAATATAATGAAGGACGAAATTAATCTACTTTATATACAAGggtattttttacccttttctctAAAACAAAGTActataaaatcataaattatttgaaaatatcgTAGTAATAGTATCATTACTCTCAAAATAATAAGtgttacttatttaatttttaagaaaataagtatgacgggaaattttcattttactattaccaaaaataaattatttgtcttatttttatttttttttggattttccaAAATAGTGTTTTTTCTATACTGGGTAAGTGTTTCAATTTCAATATTCTACATGACAACTTAAGACTATAAGATTTAGAAAATTACATACGTCTTTAatttacaaaattcaaaagtcttcctttatttcttaaattcattgtcaagtcaaactaataTGCTTAAAGAAAGAATAACAAATAGAAAGTAAGATCAACGATAACTAACCTGAGCAACTATGGTAGAAGAATCTCCCGCATATATTGCACATGATCTATCAGACCAACTTCCCTTAATAAGATAATCATAATTCTTCTCCTTAGAATTGTTCTTTGCTAAGAAAACAGCCAATTTGGTCTTCCATTGAAATGTGGATGTTGtctttatagtaaataaaaagtCTTTGTCATCTGTGCTTTCTCCTTTAAATGCATTCCATCTCGAATGCTCGGTCAATATCTATGCAAAAATTAATTGATAGCAAGAACTACTTTAGTTCTaacgtaaaaatatttatatgataGTCACTTGTAAAGTTATTACTAGTAAATTATTATGATAAGTattaatgataattaatttggtatcacaaattaaaatttactgATAATGCAAGATATCTTTAATTATCAATGTTTATAAACTTATTTATCATGCTATCATGTTACTATGTTAGTGAGTAGCACAGATCTTCCTTAAGATTTGGCTTGTAACATTAGCTAACATGAGTTATGGTGCAGTGGCTGTGGCTGAGACTGCTTCACCCTTAATCAGAAGTATCAGATGACAGTCttgaatatgaattttttttttgttagaaacGCCACCCTTAAATGAGCCATGCAGTGAGTgatccaaatatatatatatatatatataa
It encodes the following:
- the LOC125871706 gene encoding protein LURP-one-related 10-like, translating into MAESSYATMANYPIAVIGSQYCTPNQVDVVISRKVKKLRYGEFVVSDMNGNFMYKVKGTTFGWHDKRVILDAADNPLITLKQKILTEHSRWNAFKGESTDDKDFLFTIKTTSTFQWKTKLAVFLAKNNSKEKNYDYLIKGSWSDRSCAIYAGDSSTIVAQMHKKITDKSLLIGKDNFMMTMYPNIDQAFIVSLIVIRDAINEADAAVIGAAADVGAAIGAGF